In the bacterium genome, one interval contains:
- a CDS encoding protein-L-isoaspartate(D-aspartate) O-methyltransferase gives MTDGERFAALREEMVARQIAARDVRDPRVLAAMRAVPRHRFVPPELAAEAYEDHPLPIGEGQTISQPYIVALMTELLALRGGERVLEVGTGSGYQAAVLAELAGEVYSIEILAPLAQRAAATLAGLGYGRVRVRTGDGYLGWPEAAPFDAIVVTAAPDHVPQPLIDQLKIGGRLVLPVGSYYQELVVCTKTEAGLQRRSVVPVRFVPMTGEGVRRRGR, from the coding sequence ATGACGGACGGCGAGCGCTTCGCGGCGCTGCGCGAGGAGATGGTCGCCCGGCAGATCGCCGCGCGCGACGTCCGCGACCCGCGCGTGCTCGCCGCGATGCGCGCGGTGCCGCGCCACCGCTTCGTGCCGCCGGAACTCGCCGCCGAGGCCTACGAGGACCACCCCCTGCCGATCGGCGAGGGGCAGACGATCTCGCAGCCCTACATCGTGGCGCTGATGACCGAACTGCTGGCGCTGCGCGGCGGCGAGCGCGTGCTCGAGGTGGGCACGGGCTCCGGCTACCAGGCTGCGGTGCTCGCGGAGCTCGCCGGCGAGGTCTACTCGATCGAGATCCTCGCGCCGCTCGCCCAGCGGGCGGCCGCGACGCTCGCCGGGCTCGGCTACGGCCGGGTCCGGGTGCGCACCGGCGACGGCTACCTCGGGTGGCCGGAGGCGGCGCCGTTCGACGCGATCGTCGTCACCGCCGCGCCCGACCACGTGCCGCAGCCGCTCATCGACCAGCTGAAGATCGGCGGCCGCCTCGTCCTTCCCGTCGGCTCGTACTACCAGGAGCTGGTCGTCTGCACGAAGACGGAGGCCGGGCTCCAGCGGCGCAGCGTCGTCCCCGTGCGCTTCGTGCCGATGACGGGCGAGGGCGTGCGTCGGCGCGGGCGCTAG
- a CDS encoding SpoVG family protein — MNVTAVRIFPFETREAGGRTLAYAEIEIDDALLVRGLRVVESESRGLFVGFPAQRVRRERLVELVVPLTREARRAVREAVIAEYKRVTGWQPAARPPAGHPDGA; from the coding sequence GTGAACGTCACCGCCGTCCGCATCTTCCCCTTCGAGACGCGCGAGGCGGGCGGGCGCACCCTCGCCTACGCCGAGATCGAGATCGACGACGCGCTGCTCGTGCGCGGACTCCGCGTGGTGGAGTCGGAGAGCCGCGGACTCTTCGTCGGCTTCCCGGCCCAGCGCGTCCGCCGCGAGCGGCTGGTGGAGCTGGTCGTGCCGCTGACCCGCGAGGCGCGCCGCGCCGTGCGCGAGGCGGTCATCGCCGAGTACAAGCGCGTCACCGGCTGGCAGCCGGCCGCGCGTCCGCCGGCGGGGCACCCGGACGGGGCCTGA
- a CDS encoding DUF4388 domain-containing protein: MPPAATVLVVESDLAVLGETEAILRRAGLDVVVATDGALAINKALAAPPQLIVTATEMPLLDGFKLCQLLRTNPLTREVPFVFLTSRETTAADLGKYLRPVDEFLKKPIREEEFLARVNAILTRGRTARPAADDQQRLLGTLTEISLMDLLQVLRMNRRSGLLELELDGRRGTLFLSEGEVIDAEVGRFRGEKAFYRTLEWEGGKFEFRPQPVGVRQLIRRPGENLILEGLRQLDEVRRLRATLAPPGTRLELVRRFEGPPERLRPATREVLKLLEYFTSLDDVLNQSALLDLELCSTLQALVERRIVAVVAVAEAREEGAVKPLLSLEEALKLSYELGVGREEGQRSWSGKVLLVADNGRLLRRFLEGLSRLKEFRIDASVVFGQGDAAPLGPVGTLQVLEGTALVLYALPGGRGYRPLWESLATGAVGGIALTTAYPPLPPFGVTCDTVLRLPFLVAGPGLRAPAEVAAPAAGAPTVRWGVAGYAEGDEAGHHAAFRAFFSLILQK; the protein is encoded by the coding sequence ATGCCGCCGGCCGCCACCGTCCTCGTCGTCGAGAGCGACCTGGCCGTCCTCGGGGAGACCGAGGCGATCCTGCGGCGCGCCGGCCTGGACGTCGTCGTCGCCACCGACGGCGCGCTCGCGATCAACAAGGCGCTCGCGGCGCCCCCGCAGCTGATCGTGACCGCGACCGAGATGCCGCTGCTCGACGGCTTCAAGCTCTGCCAGCTGCTGCGCACCAACCCGCTCACCCGCGAGGTCCCGTTCGTCTTCCTCACGAGCCGCGAGACGACGGCCGCCGACCTCGGCAAGTACCTGCGCCCGGTCGACGAGTTCCTCAAGAAGCCGATCCGCGAGGAGGAGTTCCTCGCCCGCGTCAACGCCATCCTCACGCGCGGGCGCACGGCGCGCCCCGCCGCGGACGACCAGCAGCGGCTGCTCGGGACGCTGACCGAGATCAGCCTCATGGACCTGCTCCAGGTGCTGCGGATGAACCGGCGCTCCGGACTGCTCGAGCTGGAGCTCGACGGGCGCCGCGGCACGCTCTTTCTGAGCGAGGGCGAGGTCATCGACGCCGAGGTCGGCCGTTTCCGCGGCGAGAAGGCGTTCTACCGCACGCTCGAGTGGGAGGGCGGGAAGTTCGAGTTCCGCCCGCAGCCGGTCGGGGTGCGCCAGCTCATCCGCCGGCCCGGGGAGAACCTGATCCTCGAGGGCCTGCGCCAGCTCGACGAGGTCCGGCGGCTGCGCGCCACGCTCGCCCCGCCGGGCACACGCCTCGAGCTGGTGCGGCGCTTCGAGGGGCCGCCGGAGCGCCTGCGGCCGGCCACGCGCGAGGTGCTCAAGCTCCTCGAGTACTTCACGAGCCTCGACGACGTGCTCAACCAGAGCGCGCTGCTGGACCTCGAGCTGTGCTCGACCCTGCAGGCGCTCGTGGAGCGCCGGATCGTCGCCGTCGTCGCCGTGGCCGAGGCCCGCGAGGAGGGCGCCGTCAAGCCGCTGCTCTCGCTCGAGGAGGCGCTCAAGCTCAGCTACGAGCTCGGCGTCGGCCGGGAGGAAGGCCAGCGCTCCTGGAGCGGCAAGGTGCTGCTCGTCGCCGACAACGGCCGGCTGCTGCGCCGCTTCCTCGAGGGGCTCTCGCGCCTCAAGGAGTTCCGCATCGACGCCTCGGTCGTCTTCGGGCAGGGCGACGCCGCGCCGCTGGGGCCGGTGGGCACGCTCCAGGTGCTCGAGGGCACCGCGCTCGTGCTCTACGCGCTGCCCGGCGGCCGCGGCTACCGCCCGCTCTGGGAGTCGCTCGCCACGGGCGCCGTGGGCGGGATCGCCCTGACGACCGCCTACCCGCCGCTGCCGCCGTTCGGCGTCACCTGCGACACCGTGCTGCGGCTGCCGTTCCTGGTCGCCGGCCCGGGGCTGCGGGCGCCGGCGGAGGTCGCCGCCCCCGCGGCGGGCGCCCCGACGGTGCGCTGGGGCGTGGCCGGCTACGCCGAAGGCGACGAGGCGGGCCACCACGCCGCGTTCCGCGCCTTCTTCTCGCTCATCCTGCAGAAATAG